From Deferrisoma camini S3R1, the proteins below share one genomic window:
- a CDS encoding type II toxin-antitoxin system Phd/YefM family antitoxin, which yields MERVIGATEARVHFGKWMRHVRAHGGVVIVQRAGQTEAVLLSAETYERLAGRAQRASPTPLERAAALRAQILARRGGALVPPPEEVMRSIREERDRDLAPVR from the coding sequence ATGGAACGGGTGATCGGTGCCACCGAGGCCAGGGTGCATTTCGGCAAGTGGATGCGGCACGTGCGGGCGCACGGCGGGGTCGTGATCGTTCAACGGGCGGGTCAAACGGAGGCGGTTCTCCTGTCCGCTGAAACGTACGAACGCCTCGCCGGGAGAGCACAAAGGGCATCTCCGACCCCGCTGGAGCGGGCTGCTGCCCTTCGCGCCCAAATCCTTGCCCGCCGGGGTGGGGCATTGGTGCCGCCCCCCGAGGAGGTGATGCGGAGCATCCGGGAGGAGAGGGATCGTGATCTCGCCCCTGTGCGTTGA
- a CDS encoding DNA-J related domain-containing protein codes for MVPSAAMDRAFLRSLDPELRRLYAVLRRHPAGLREYELLERLRGDGPLRGLGELELFRVHFLLFHHLYRLRQALERNGRGSLEIHVLRIRLLPLQGPAPNPRRLPAAPDPLAAYYLDLGHLVRTRADDVREMLRWFWRRFRIHMRREDALRVLGLGPGASGGEIRRRFRLLARQHHPDLGGDPERFREVVAAMEVLRAWEEPTPASREDRR; via the coding sequence ATGGTACCCTCGGCTGCCATGGACCGCGCGTTTCTCCGTTCCCTGGATCCCGAGCTGCGGCGCCTGTACGCCGTGCTGCGCCGACACCCGGCAGGGCTTCGGGAGTACGAGCTCCTGGAGCGGCTGCGGGGCGACGGGCCCCTGCGGGGGCTCGGTGAGCTCGAGCTGTTTCGGGTGCACTTTTTGTTGTTTCACCACCTGTACCGCCTCCGGCAGGCCCTGGAGCGCAACGGCCGGGGCAGCCTCGAGATCCACGTGCTCCGAATCCGGCTCCTTCCTTTGCAAGGGCCGGCCCCGAACCCGCGGCGCCTTCCCGCCGCCCCCGACCCCCTGGCCGCCTACTACCTGGACCTGGGCCACCTGGTCCGCACCCGGGCCGACGACGTGCGCGAGATGCTGCGGTGGTTCTGGCGCCGGTTCCGGATCCACATGCGTAGGGAGGACGCCCTCAGGGTCCTGGGCCTGGGGCCCGGGGCTTCTGGTGGCGAGATTCGCCGTCGCTTTCGGTTGTTGGCGCGGCAGCACCATCCGGACCTCGGAGGCGATCCCGAGCGGTTCCGCGAGGTGGTCGCGGCCATGGAGGTGCTGCGGGCGTGGGAGGAGCCGACTCCGGCCTCCCGGGAAGACCGGCGATAG
- a CDS encoding 4Fe-4S binding protein, with translation MRETIRAFARELGADDVGFAAAGAYRSPRSPGLDSILPGAQTLVVLAYRELSSCESPNPQIAMAGRLEVMEFARSCNYRLARHLESACGARAVTVPPSYPLEMSAETKGAVGDVSLRHAAVAAGLGAFGRHNLVIHPRMGTRVVFTAVLTDLALPGDRPVDDTLCTGCNRCVEACPGNALAQEGRTDLMACIRNSQPYGIGAAISFWGRYGAADPKDRKAMVRDPHFWRLYQAGSIGFQYFCFRCMAVCPACRGRA, from the coding sequence ATGCGCGAGACGATTCGGGCGTTTGCCCGGGAACTGGGCGCGGACGACGTGGGATTTGCGGCGGCCGGAGCCTATCGGAGCCCCCGATCTCCCGGCCTGGACTCGATCCTTCCCGGGGCCCAGACCCTGGTGGTGTTGGCATACCGGGAGCTGTCGAGCTGCGAGAGCCCCAACCCTCAGATCGCCATGGCCGGTCGGCTGGAGGTGATGGAGTTCGCCCGGTCGTGCAACTACCGGCTGGCCCGACACCTGGAGTCGGCCTGCGGAGCCCGGGCCGTCACGGTGCCGCCGTCGTACCCCCTGGAGATGAGCGCAGAGACCAAGGGGGCGGTGGGGGACGTGTCGCTCCGCCACGCCGCGGTGGCCGCCGGGCTGGGGGCCTTCGGCCGTCACAACCTGGTGATCCACCCCCGGATGGGCACCCGGGTGGTGTTCACGGCCGTGCTCACCGACCTGGCCCTGCCGGGGGATCGGCCAGTGGACGACACCCTGTGCACCGGGTGCAATCGGTGCGTGGAGGCGTGTCCGGGAAATGCCCTCGCCCAGGAGGGCAGGACCGATCTCATGGCCTGCATCCGAAACTCCCAGCCCTACGGCATCGGCGCGGCCATCTCGTTCTGGGGCCGGTACGGGGCCGCAGATCCGAAGGACCGCAAGGCCATGGTTCGCGATCCCCACTTCTGGCGTCTGTACCAGGCCGGGTCGATCGGGTTCCAGTACTTCTGCTTCCGGTGCATGGCCGTGTGCCCCGCGTGCCGGGGCCGCGCCTGA